Sequence from the Phaeodactylum tricornutum CCAP 1055/1 chromosome 20, whole genome shotgun sequence genome:
AGTTCACTAGGCAGGAAACGTATTCTTGTGACTATCTTTACTCTGCCGCCTGTCTTGACCAGAAAGGCGACGCTACTCTATCTCCGGGTAAACGAAATTTTGCAGAACAAGAGGAGGACGACATGACGGATGTCTCTACTTGTTATAGGAGCACTTGTTCTACTTCATCACAACGTCGAAGAACTGATTCTGGTATGTggagtgactgtgactcCTCCGTTTCCTCGATGAATACGTCGACTGCGCATACCGAAAGTGAAAGCACACGGATCGTTAAAGATCTGATGGAAATAGAGGACCGGTAGAGCTTTTTGTCAATTGgtcaaacacaaaagcaGGGGTTTTGCGAGCCATAGGCCATGGGTAAAATTACTATAAGATGTACACCCTACACACGTTTTCGCACTTCATAACTACTACTGTAATCATTTTACAACGGGCAGGAGCCTGTCCACTGGGCACAAACCTTATTTTCAAAATAGCCTCAGCAATGTTCATTGTTACATTTTCAATGCAGTAGCTTTCTTCGACACTTGCTTCCCTTGGTGTGGCAAAAACGTCACAGCACTTGAAAGACAAGGTGCGTTGCTTAGATTGAGAAGACCTCAATAGAAGCGGACAGACGACAACTGAAGCAAAATTCGAGCGACTATCATTCTTTGAGACATAGTGTGAGTTCATTTTCATGGACTGAAACCGACCACATTGCAATTGCGGCCACTTTGGTCAAGGCTGCAATATTCGATCAAACACGGCGGCTTCTCGTGGGAAGAAATGCTTCACGTAAATTGTCCAATCGCTACCGTATTCTCTCGTCAGAATTACAACCGTGATCGTTATCAAAATGACATACACCAGTAAATTCATCTTTTGGTGGGGTGTCCAGCCTTCAGCTGCACGGCGCGATTTAGGAATCTGTGGTGGCATTCTCTTGTTCTCCCTGTCAAATGATTTAGATACGGTTGCTATCCCTCGCTGGATTGCTGCAACAGCGGGCGGCTCGTCGATCTCTCTATTTACGTGTTTCCTTTTGTCGGATACTGTGTTCTCGTTAAGTGTTTCCCAACCGTCGTGTTGCTGATGCTCATTCTCGGTTGGCCGTTGGAATTTTTTCGCTTGCTCTACGGGAAGGGTAGAAACCGAGTGGGATGTCCCTTTGATGCGAACGAAATGATGTGTGAGACTTTGGCGATACAAACGCTGCTGGAAAGGTCCCAGGGTGTCAGTCTCCTTTACCTGGGAAAATAACGAGAGTCGTCAAcacgacgacgccaactGCAACACCTATACGGTACGAATAGAAGAGCGCCGGATCTATCTCTGGCAAGGAAAAGTCAGTCCATTTGTCCCACAAGATATTGGCTGCTAATAGTGATCGAAAAACCTGCTGCATCTCTAGAGAGTTTGAATGATTCCAGCATTAAGGTTCCCAGAAAGAACAGTAGAAAGCGTCAGAGAACACTAGGATAGCTGCGTATATCGTTCCGAAATGAAATCGCCATGGTCATTCGCGTTCCAATCAGTGACAGGT
This genomic interval carries:
- a CDS encoding predicted protein, with protein sequence MPVRFRLPIRSYSENDAVRANSLAPPRSNVTNFSPLPHFHCGPPTIPSATIISEKTTAARPILRRGAVSSSYLLRDAMIAASAIDSYEFTRQETYSCDYLYSAACLDQKGDATLSPGKRNFAEQEEDDMTDVSTCYRSTCSTSSQRRRTDSGMWSDCDSSVSSMNTSTAHTESESTRIVKDLMEIEDR